Genomic DNA from Deinococcus aquiradiocola:
CCGAGCGCGAGCGCGGCGGCCTTGAGGCTGCTGCCTTCCTTGTGGGCTTTCTTGGCGATGGCGGCGGCCTTGTCGTAGCCGATGTGCTTGTTGAGGGCCGTGACCTGCATGAGGTTGATGCTGAGGTTGTGCTCGATCTTCTCGTAGGCGGGTTCGATGCCGACGGCGCAGTTGTCGTTGAAGGCGAGGCACGCGTCACTGATGAGGCGGATGCTTTCCAGCACGGCGTGCACCATGACGGGCTTGAAGACGTTCAGCTGGAAGTTCCCCTGGCTGCCCGCGAAGGCGACGGTGGCGTCGTTGCCGAACACGCGGGTGGCGACCATGGTCATGGCTTCGCTCTGGGTGGGGTTGACCTTGCCGGGCATGATGCTGCTGCCGGGCTCGTTCTCGGGAATGACGATCTCGCCGATGCCGTTGCGCGGCCCGCTGGCCAGCCAGCGCACGTCGTTCGCCATCTTCATCAGGGCGCCCGACAGGGTCCGCAGGGCCGCGCTGGTCTGCACGAGGGCGTCGTGCGCCGACAGGGCCGCGAACTTGTTCTCCGCGCTGCGGAAGTGGTGGCCGGTCTCCTCGCTGTACTTCTTCGCGGCGAGGTCACCGAACTGCGGGTGCGCGTTCAGGCCCGTGCCGACCGCCGTGCCGCCGATCGCGAGTTCCAGCAGGCCTTCGCCCGCGTGCCGCACCTCGCTCAGGGCGTAGTCGAGCTGCGCGACCCACCCGCCGATCTCCTGACCCAGCGTGATGGGCGTCGCGTCCTGCAGGTGCGTGCGTCCCACCTTGACCAGCCCGGCGTGCTGTTCGCTCTTGGCGTGCAGGGTGTCGCGCAGCTTGCCGACGCTGCCGTACAGGCGCTCGTTCAGTTCCAGCACCACCGCGATGTGCATGGCGGTCGGGAAGGTGTCGTTGCTGCTCTGGCCGCGGTTCACGTGGTCGTTCGGGTGGACGGGCGCCTTGCTGCCCATCTGGCCGCCCGCGATCTCGATGGCGCGGTTGCTGATGACCTCGTTCGCGTTCATGTTGCTCTGCGTGCCGCTGCCCGTCTGGAACACGACCAGCGGGAAGTGGTCGTCGAGCTTCCCGGCGATCACCTCGTCGGCCGCCTGCACGATCAGGTCGGCCACGTCACGCGGCAGTTCGCCGAGGTCCGCGTTCGCCTGCGCCGCGCCCTTCTTCAGGATGCCGAGCGCCCGGATGACGGGCCGTCCCCACACGAAGGTGTCGCGCCCGATCGGGAAGTTGTGGATGCTGCGTTCCGTCTGTGCGCCCCAGTAACGGCTGGCGTCCACGTCGAGGGTGCCCATGGTGTCGGATTCTTTCCGGATGGTCATGCCCCAAGTCTAAAGGGGGCGAGTCCGGAGGCGGGCAGCTGTCACGGTCGCGGGAACGCCGGGCCGGGACAGCCGCCCGCAGGCCAGCGTACGTAGCACCCCCCGCGCGGCGTGTCTTGCACAAATCCGACACCCCGACCCGTCCCGGTGGCCGATGTGCGGGCCCGCGCGGCGTGGCACAGTGGAAGCGTGTCCTACCAGGAGTTCCCGCCCGACCCGCGCC
This window encodes:
- the fumC gene encoding class II fumarate hydratase, with the translated sequence MTIRKESDTMGTLDVDASRYWGAQTERSIHNFPIGRDTFVWGRPVIRALGILKKGAAQANADLGELPRDVADLIVQAADEVIAGKLDDHFPLVVFQTGSGTQSNMNANEVISNRAIEIAGGQMGSKAPVHPNDHVNRGQSSNDTFPTAMHIAVVLELNERLYGSVGKLRDTLHAKSEQHAGLVKVGRTHLQDATPITLGQEIGGWVAQLDYALSEVRHAGEGLLELAIGGTAVGTGLNAHPQFGDLAAKKYSEETGHHFRSAENKFAALSAHDALVQTSAALRTLSGALMKMANDVRWLASGPRNGIGEIVIPENEPGSSIMPGKVNPTQSEAMTMVATRVFGNDATVAFAGSQGNFQLNVFKPVMVHAVLESIRLISDACLAFNDNCAVGIEPAYEKIEHNLSINLMQVTALNKHIGYDKAAAIAKKAHKEGSSLKAAALALGYVTDAEFDAWVVPLDMTHN